The Nodosilinea sp. PGN35 genome has a window encoding:
- a CDS encoding DUF4365 domain-containing protein, whose protein sequence is MAILSTSELTKYSIFVAVPKKIGKRDITGQKGINVIEEIVLEMGFLWYPSGSVEAGIDGYIEIRDSETEEVSNLIIQVQSKATAKAKTLGEDDSKLEYRCDQRDLEYWLQGNAPVILVLVKVEIREAYWISIKDYFQDPEKRRSRKVVFNKVKDRFDVNAKNDLTNLAIPRNSGIYLAPRPKKEKLYSNLLKISGFGERLYTGYASTEDQSKAHSRLSKIGQSLGQEWLLVDNLILSFHDLRQDPWSTICDFGTVEEHDVEEWAQSHILERQRQFVWLLNKALREKVKNELLFDQKKKCYYFKPTQDLTTRKYNYHSLLKKASRDVFLSYDKKTSKGIAYYRHSAFEGQFLKIESDWFLEVKPTYFFTRDGFTRDKYDWDHLSGIKRIEKNAAVFGQLIMWAEYLITPVQGNLFFSPYPFLLFDRLEEFEVDVGIDDSTWVRNEESDVAGLIEDSVNELPLFKLSHEN, encoded by the coding sequence ATGGCTATACTTAGTACATCTGAATTGACTAAGTATAGTATTTTCGTAGCCGTGCCTAAGAAAATAGGAAAGCGCGACATTACCGGGCAAAAAGGAATCAATGTCATTGAGGAAATCGTTCTTGAAATGGGTTTCCTCTGGTATCCATCTGGAAGTGTAGAAGCTGGAATTGATGGATATATTGAAATTCGAGATAGTGAGACTGAAGAAGTCTCAAATTTAATTATTCAGGTTCAGAGTAAGGCAACTGCAAAGGCAAAAACTCTTGGCGAGGACGATTCTAAACTTGAATATCGATGTGACCAGCGTGATCTAGAGTACTGGTTGCAGGGCAACGCTCCTGTCATCTTAGTGCTCGTCAAGGTCGAGATACGAGAGGCTTATTGGATTTCGATAAAAGATTATTTCCAAGATCCAGAAAAACGGCGATCTAGAAAAGTTGTTTTCAACAAAGTCAAAGATCGTTTTGATGTTAATGCCAAAAATGATTTGACTAATCTTGCGATTCCTCGAAATTCTGGCATTTACCTTGCACCTAGGCCAAAAAAAGAGAAGCTATATTCTAACCTCCTAAAGATATCTGGCTTTGGAGAAAGACTTTACACCGGCTATGCCTCTACCGAAGATCAATCTAAAGCTCACTCTAGACTGTCCAAAATAGGTCAAAGCCTAGGCCAGGAATGGCTTCTGGTGGACAATCTAATCTTAAGCTTTCATGACTTGCGTCAGGATCCTTGGTCAACAATTTGTGATTTTGGTACTGTCGAAGAGCATGATGTAGAAGAGTGGGCACAGTCTCATATATTAGAACGCCAACGCCAGTTCGTCTGGCTGCTGAACAAAGCATTACGTGAAAAAGTCAAAAATGAATTGCTATTCGACCAGAAAAAGAAATGCTATTACTTCAAGCCTACGCAAGACTTGACGACACGAAAATATAATTATCATAGTCTTTTAAAGAAAGCTAGTCGGGATGTTTTCTTGTCTTACGATAAGAAAACATCTAAAGGGATAGCCTATTATAGGCATTCTGCCTTTGAGGGTCAGTTTCTTAAAATCGAGTCTGACTGGTTTCTTGAGGTTAAACCAACTTACTTCTTCACACGAGATGGTTTTACCAGAGATAAATATGATTGGGATCATTTATCTGGAATCAAGCGTATTGAAAAAAACGCAGCAGTTTTTGGCCAGCTTATAATGTGGGCTGAATACTTGATTACCCCAGTCCAAGGCAACTTGTTCTTTTCTCCTTATCCATTTCTTCTATTTGATAGGCTAGAGGAATTCGAGGTTGATGTCGGCATTGATGACTCAACTTGGGTGCGCAATGAAGAGTCTGATGTTGCTGGCCTAATAGAAGACTCTGTTAACGAACTACCACTCTTTAAGCTAAGTCATGAAAATTGA
- a CDS encoding macro domain-containing protein: MLKLKRGNLLDEKTEALVNTVNCVGVMGKGVALQFKRAFPDNFKQYQKACKNNEVEPGRMFTVAIDSLLNPRYIINFPTKRHWRQPSQLDDIKAGLAALVEEVQRLEIRSIAIPPLGCGNGGLDWAEVKPLILEAFKPLPNVEVIVFEPAGAPPVEAMAIATSKPPMTAFRAALIRILELYGLPGYSASRIEIQKLAYFLKVAGEPTLQSLAFQRFHYGPYAHNLGHALQGMEGHYIRGYGDGSGRAQIQVLPEGHEAAQSFLAEGQNADPYLERVSQLIEGFETPYGMEMLATLHWVTQEDPQAAVNCEVAIERVQEWSDRKKNLFKPQHLTMAWNHLRTQGWLS, from the coding sequence ATGCTAAAGCTAAAGCGTGGCAACCTCCTAGACGAAAAAACAGAAGCCCTGGTGAACACCGTCAACTGCGTGGGTGTCATGGGCAAAGGAGTAGCGCTGCAATTTAAGCGGGCGTTTCCAGACAACTTTAAGCAGTATCAAAAGGCGTGCAAAAACAATGAGGTCGAGCCAGGGCGCATGTTTACCGTCGCCATCGACTCGCTGCTAAATCCCCGGTATATCATCAACTTCCCCACCAAACGCCACTGGCGGCAACCCTCCCAGCTTGACGATATCAAGGCTGGGCTAGCCGCTTTAGTCGAAGAAGTTCAACGGTTGGAGATTCGATCGATTGCCATTCCCCCCCTGGGCTGTGGCAATGGGGGGTTAGACTGGGCCGAGGTCAAACCGCTGATTTTAGAAGCCTTCAAACCGCTGCCCAATGTTGAGGTAATTGTGTTTGAACCTGCCGGGGCACCGCCGGTCGAAGCGATGGCGATCGCCACCTCAAAACCCCCAATGACGGCCTTTAGAGCCGCCCTGATTCGGATCTTAGAACTCTACGGGCTACCGGGGTATAGCGCCAGCCGCATCGAAATTCAAAAGCTGGCGTATTTCCTTAAGGTAGCTGGAGAGCCCACGCTGCAAAGCTTAGCGTTCCAACGTTTTCACTATGGCCCCTATGCCCACAACCTGGGCCACGCTCTGCAAGGCATGGAGGGCCACTACATTCGTGGGTATGGTGATGGCAGCGGTCGTGCCCAGATTCAGGTTTTGCCCGAAGGGCACGAGGCGGCCCAAAGTTTCTTGGCTGAGGGCCAAAATGCTGACCCCTATTTAGAACGTGTTAGCCAGCTCATCGAAGGGTTTGAAACTCCCTACGGCATGGAAATGCTGGCAACCCTGCATTGGGTGACTCAGGAAGACCCTCAAGCTGCTGTTAATTGCGAGGTGGCGATCGAGCGGGTGCAGGAATGGAGCGATCGTAAGAAGAACCTCTTCAAGCCCCAGCATCTGACTATGGCCTGGAACCACCTCAGAACCCAAGGCTGGCTTAGCTAA
- a CDS encoding DUF4433 domain-containing protein: protein MAVWLYHITPISNLATIVQAGTLLAKNRLQASEADYTSIAYEHIQDRRYSKAVPCGPGGVLHDYVPFYFAPRSPMLGAIHIGNVTGYTSGQQSILHLVTTAEAIAEAGLGFVFSDGHAVMGYTSFYDDLNDIDTAIDWEIMQTRYWRDTEEDGDRKRRRQAEFLVHQAVPWPLIRGIGVMDEAIAAEVNQILRQFEQTMTARLRPQWYYT, encoded by the coding sequence ATGGCCGTTTGGCTATACCACATCACCCCCATCAGCAACCTGGCCACCATTGTGCAGGCCGGTACCCTGCTGGCCAAAAACCGGCTGCAAGCCAGCGAGGCCGACTACACCTCCATTGCCTACGAGCATATTCAAGACCGGCGCTACTCCAAAGCGGTGCCCTGCGGCCCTGGCGGCGTGCTGCACGACTACGTACCCTTCTACTTTGCCCCCCGCTCACCCATGCTCGGGGCAATCCACATCGGCAACGTCACCGGCTACACCAGCGGCCAACAGTCTATCTTGCACCTGGTCACCACCGCCGAAGCGATTGCAGAGGCCGGTCTAGGGTTTGTGTTTAGCGATGGCCATGCTGTCATGGGCTACACCAGCTTCTACGACGACCTCAACGACATCGACACCGCCATCGATTGGGAGATCATGCAAACCAGGTATTGGCGAGATACCGAAGAGGATGGCGATCGCAAGCGCCGCCGCCAGGCCGAATTCTTAGTACACCAAGCGGTGCCCTGGCCCTTGATTCGCGGCATTGGAGTGATGGATGAGGCGATCGCTGCCGAGGTGAACCAAATTTTGCGACAATTTGAGCAAACGATGACAGCCCGTCTACGCCCCCAGTGGTATTACACGTAA
- a CDS encoding DUF1156 domain-containing protein yields MTDPKPTRPAVFIEKIFPVTLLNKQVYYEHGGNPFKGLHRWYSRKPLSFSRASVLGSLLPDTVTMEEFEYLLGLNRRVAGHPDSTTKLYKTPPSPERIKQVHDLCEQTWGMRTPTVLDAFAGGGSIPFEAVRYGLTVLASDLNPVAVVTMKAAMEYPLKFGPDLQHEIDKWVKWVGDEAEKRLGEFFPSQEGETVQNYFWAHTVICPKCQSVAPLSSGWWLDKSSSAVKNKKACSARPIPDLENKNVLFEVIQGEVKNGAMKAASSEYFPDLNTSMNNGTGKCLNCGEILLDELIYQQGREGLMDHQIYAVAYRKGQGSLKFRSPTEIDFAGFRKSKIFLEDNFSEWKSLGMVPDVEIPHGHQFAERSSLLQQGIDNWTKAFNTRQLLTLVLLADIINQAKSKIDQEYTPDKSQALSVYLSLMFDRCVDINSRFTHLNPSGTWGIQMSSAQHALNLMWNYVEASGSEKLWPIYSKTVKNGYPKICEYLGIEANSTKIPGLLESCIKTIQIESGSADNLSHISDKEIFCIVTDPPYYASIQYAEISDFFYVWQKRTLGDIFPEFYFSELTDKDREAVANPSRFRNMGKSPEELANRDYEAKMALAFAEYFRVLRDDGVMTVQFNHKDSGAWDVLAKSLIDAGFEITASWAVSTENPQNLHQAQKNSVSSTVLLVCRKRDPNAGSAWWDDLRPELANLVEQRAPEFEANDIGGIDLYLSAFGPALNVFSRAWPVLDSSGVEMRPEVAFGEARKAIANYRFRKLLKADTAGFDPLTQWYILAWDAFRAREFPFDEARQLALAVGGFNVSDLAKTHKLIDSASGTCKLLTPQQRLKKRAFSTNPDEFTAIALVDGLHAIIALYLEEQSIDPVRRFLKTTGLLSNDLFMRAWEVALKAIPHIGDERKRMVEEKALADLWLAMDEIQAKVLYVQPELAFEEGQMGLF; encoded by the coding sequence ATGACCGACCCTAAACCCACTCGCCCTGCGGTGTTCATCGAGAAGATTTTTCCGGTGACGCTGCTGAATAAGCAGGTGTATTACGAGCATGGGGGCAACCCGTTTAAGGGGCTGCATCGGTGGTATTCGCGGAAGCCGCTGTCGTTTAGTCGGGCGAGTGTGTTGGGCTCGCTGCTGCCGGATACGGTGACGATGGAGGAGTTTGAGTATCTGCTGGGGCTGAACCGGCGGGTGGCGGGGCACCCGGACAGCACGACGAAGCTATATAAGACGCCGCCGAGCCCGGAGCGGATTAAGCAGGTGCATGACCTGTGTGAGCAGACCTGGGGCATGCGCACGCCGACGGTGCTGGATGCGTTTGCGGGGGGTGGCAGCATTCCGTTTGAGGCGGTGCGGTATGGGCTGACTGTGCTGGCGAGCGATCTGAACCCGGTGGCGGTGGTGACGATGAAGGCGGCGATGGAGTATCCGCTAAAGTTTGGGCCAGATTTGCAGCATGAGATTGACAAGTGGGTGAAGTGGGTTGGCGATGAGGCGGAAAAGCGGTTAGGGGAGTTTTTTCCGTCGCAGGAAGGGGAGACAGTTCAAAATTATTTTTGGGCTCACACGGTTATTTGTCCGAAGTGTCAGTCCGTTGCACCACTATCTTCAGGGTGGTGGCTAGATAAATCATCTAGCGCAGTCAAGAACAAAAAAGCTTGCTCGGCTCGGCCAATTCCTGATTTAGAAAACAAAAATGTGTTGTTTGAAGTAATCCAAGGCGAAGTGAAAAATGGAGCAATGAAGGCTGCTTCTTCAGAATACTTTCCCGACCTCAACACTTCTATGAACAATGGAACCGGGAAATGTTTAAATTGTGGAGAAATTTTGTTAGATGAATTGATTTATCAACAAGGTAGAGAAGGGTTGATGGATCATCAGATTTATGCTGTAGCTTATCGAAAAGGCCAAGGGAGCCTAAAATTTAGATCTCCAACAGAAATAGATTTTGCAGGCTTTCGAAAATCTAAGATTTTTCTTGAAGATAATTTTAGCGAATGGAAAAGCTTAGGAATGGTTCCTGACGTTGAAATACCACACGGGCATCAATTTGCGGAAAGAAGTTCTTTGCTTCAACAAGGAATAGACAATTGGACTAAAGCTTTCAACACTCGTCAACTTTTAACTCTAGTACTGCTAGCTGATATTATTAATCAGGCTAAGAGCAAAATTGATCAAGAATATACTCCGGATAAAAGTCAGGCTCTATCTGTCTATCTATCACTTATGTTTGATAGATGTGTAGACATTAACAGCCGATTTACTCATTTGAACCCCTCTGGAACCTGGGGTATTCAGATGTCTTCTGCGCAACATGCTCTCAATTTAATGTGGAACTATGTAGAAGCTTCTGGGAGTGAGAAGCTTTGGCCCATCTATTCTAAAACCGTCAAAAATGGATACCCAAAAATATGTGAATATTTAGGGATAGAAGCTAATTCCACAAAAATACCTGGCCTTCTTGAGAGTTGCATCAAAACTATTCAAATAGAATCTGGATCGGCAGACAATTTGTCACATATTTCCGACAAGGAAATCTTTTGTATTGTTACAGATCCTCCTTACTATGCATCAATCCAATATGCAGAAATCTCAGATTTTTTCTACGTTTGGCAAAAACGGACTCTAGGCGATATTTTCCCAGAATTCTACTTCTCTGAACTAACAGACAAAGACCGCGAAGCCGTTGCTAACCCTTCCCGCTTCCGTAATATGGGCAAAAGCCCCGAAGAACTCGCCAACCGCGACTACGAAGCCAAAATGGCCCTCGCCTTTGCCGAATACTTCCGCGTCCTCCGCGACGACGGCGTCATGACCGTCCAGTTCAACCACAAAGACTCCGGTGCCTGGGACGTGCTCGCCAAATCCCTCATCGACGCAGGCTTTGAAATCACCGCCAGTTGGGCCGTCAGCACCGAGAACCCGCAAAACCTGCACCAGGCCCAGAAAAACTCCGTCTCTAGCACCGTGCTCCTCGTCTGCCGCAAGCGCGACCCCAACGCCGGTTCCGCCTGGTGGGATGACCTGCGCCCCGAACTCGCCAACCTCGTCGAGCAACGCGCCCCCGAATTTGAAGCCAACGACATCGGCGGCATCGACCTCTACCTCAGCGCCTTTGGCCCCGCCCTCAACGTCTTTAGCCGCGCCTGGCCCGTGCTCGACAGCTCCGGCGTCGAAATGCGTCCCGAAGTGGCCTTTGGGGAAGCACGTAAAGCCATAGCAAACTACCGCTTCCGCAAACTGCTCAAAGCCGACACCGCCGGGTTCGACCCCCTTACCCAGTGGTACATTCTCGCCTGGGATGCCTTCCGCGCCCGCGAGTTCCCCTTCGATGAAGCGCGACAGCTCGCCCTCGCGGTCGGCGGCTTCAACGTCAGTGACCTGGCCAAAACCCACAAGCTAATCGACTCCGCCAGCGGCACCTGCAAACTGCTCACCCCCCAGCAGCGCCTCAAAAAACGCGCCTTCTCCACCAACCCCGACGAATTTACCGCGATCGCCCTCGTCGATGGCCTCCACGCCATCATCGCCCTCTACCTCGAAGAACAAAGCATCGACCCCGTCCGCCGCTTCCTCAAAACCACCGGCCTACTCAGCAACGACCTGTTCATGCGCGCCTGGGAAGTCGCCCTCAAGGCGATCCCCCACATCGGCGATGAGCGCAAACGCATGGTGGAAGAGAAAGCGCTAGCCGACCTGTGGCTGGCGATGGACGAGATTCAGGCCAAGGTGCTCTACGTGCAGCCAGAGCTAGCGTTTGAAGAAGGGCAAATGGGGTTGTTTTAG
- the lexA gene encoding transcriptional repressor LexA — protein sequence MSSLSAKTQACLDWIEAYVAQHQTTPSYRQIMQGMGYKSISAVQHHLDRLEEAGFIARDPGLARTIRLLRKTPVGIPIYGAIAASSFVEVFPDQEVEYIEPCILLSSDGGAQRFALRVRGDSMIGALIDQGDIVVLERPKDPKWVKNDTIVAARVEGKTTLKRWHREGNTVFLKPENPNYPVMEVSLDEVVVEGVYRGIIRGLV from the coding sequence ATGTCATCCCTCTCTGCTAAAACCCAGGCTTGCCTAGACTGGATTGAGGCGTATGTTGCCCAGCACCAGACCACACCAAGCTATCGTCAAATCATGCAGGGCATGGGGTATAAGTCAATATCAGCCGTGCAGCATCATCTAGATCGGCTAGAAGAGGCAGGCTTTATTGCCAGAGATCCTGGCCTAGCCAGAACTATTCGACTGCTGAGAAAGACTCCCGTAGGGATACCGATCTATGGTGCGATCGCCGCCAGTAGCTTTGTAGAAGTCTTTCCCGACCAAGAGGTTGAATACATCGAGCCTTGCATCCTGCTGAGCAGTGATGGAGGTGCCCAGCGCTTTGCCCTGAGAGTCAGAGGCGACAGCATGATTGGAGCACTGATTGACCAGGGCGATATCGTAGTTCTCGAAAGGCCCAAGGATCCGAAATGGGTCAAGAACGACACCATCGTAGCCGCCCGAGTAGAAGGTAAAACGACTCTCAAACGCTGGCACCGTGAAGGCAACACCGTCTTCCTAAAACCCGAAAATCCTAACTACCCAGTAATGGAAGTGAGCCTTGACGAGGTCGTTGTCGAGGGAGTCTACCGAGGAATCATTCGGGGACTGGTATAA
- a CDS encoding helicase-related protein, producing the protein MTPATDSPWQHLPKTWFDKGTALEVISTCFQSAVQDIRIASGFFTIRGWGFIRRYTSDKQVYLLVGIEDPGEDRARKALIQEIMRDLRTGLDRDRRQAVIDLVAKMQAGQFKLLDARALNHHAKIYLVDHAVGIIGSSNTTGRGLLEQIESGALVTDTQEISDRIQDFETYFALAKDLTQELLDALMRWLKLATPWDIYLKTMLALEDLQPIKMTYKKQPVSYQVDMIAQALRQIRDYEGSMLVASTGLGKTIVAIHVALHLKQEGLIDSVVVIGPKAVKKTWEKELRAASLHNEYFVRQILDKQSSAQARDLEVFEEVVESAKDKRWLLVIDESHELRNRYPKNFNNLRTRKRQRQAFERLTSMIKTGNVKVLLLSGSPYAKDIENLNNQLYLLPHHAENRSLLKESEFLEKDWRISETDEFIQLPVASQLTTPHVARYYGRHDEQGTYIQYGDERRYIPKVKLVSVDFPLMFHDEMAELIRQGYFDMKAKHMGRKNIERLVRVAWTSSPLALKSILERVFDTPGGDNAFKFSKEDRGEFSVSQAERQASLQPIIDKVGDDFYTKDSKLLLLTKILREQAETTKTIIFCERRATVAYLANKLPKLLPEFNVAATISDNGSDFEMKEASEIEQLIKDFAPIANEVKNETGIVWDIFVSTDAHGVGVNMQDASVVINYDLDWTPIAPIQRAGRILRLWKDPRIISVYTFVPLLPEKQSIDELRVIRNRWNQLLDRHKASTQITDIPVLTDSQSQDLSMLDLASRPTIRSVDLDLQEVEGLETSPYYKHTAKLQLYREYAKVLPNDLVSARTYSGSHPILYVLIKIDKEYKGILYRPHNKEMSSPDSVHILDLIACEEDTPIAIVDPEEIEQLADDCINGWCEQNRINAEDVLRECILYLKPHHLEDELQEILVDQP; encoded by the coding sequence ATGACACCCGCCACAGATTCGCCTTGGCAGCATCTTCCCAAGACCTGGTTTGATAAAGGCACAGCCCTTGAGGTGATTAGCACCTGCTTTCAGTCGGCGGTTCAAGATATTCGGATTGCCTCTGGCTTCTTCACCATTCGAGGCTGGGGATTTATTCGGCGGTACACCTCTGACAAGCAGGTCTACCTGCTAGTGGGCATAGAAGACCCCGGTGAAGATCGAGCCCGCAAAGCTTTGATTCAAGAAATCATGCGGGATCTGAGAACGGGGCTAGATCGCGATCGTCGTCAGGCCGTTATTGACCTGGTTGCCAAAATGCAGGCGGGCCAGTTCAAACTGCTCGATGCTCGCGCCCTAAATCATCATGCCAAGATTTATCTTGTCGATCATGCTGTCGGTATTATCGGCTCATCGAACACCACTGGCAGAGGACTACTTGAACAAATTGAGTCTGGGGCTCTGGTTACAGATACCCAAGAGATTTCCGATAGAATCCAAGACTTTGAAACCTACTTTGCCCTTGCCAAAGATCTTACTCAAGAGCTGCTAGATGCCCTCATGCGCTGGCTGAAGTTGGCTACCCCTTGGGATATTTACCTCAAGACGATGCTGGCTCTTGAAGATCTTCAGCCCATTAAAATGACCTATAAAAAGCAGCCTGTAAGTTATCAGGTTGATATGATTGCACAGGCACTGCGGCAAATCAGAGACTACGAAGGCTCAATGCTAGTTGCTTCGACAGGTTTAGGCAAGACGATTGTAGCTATTCATGTTGCGCTTCATCTAAAACAAGAAGGTTTGATTGATTCAGTCGTCGTTATTGGCCCAAAAGCAGTTAAGAAAACTTGGGAAAAGGAGTTGCGGGCAGCAAGCTTGCATAATGAATACTTTGTTCGCCAGATTCTTGACAAACAGAGTTCGGCCCAGGCTAGGGATCTAGAAGTTTTTGAAGAAGTTGTCGAAAGCGCTAAAGATAAGAGATGGCTTTTAGTTATTGATGAAAGTCATGAACTACGCAACCGATACCCCAAAAACTTCAACAATCTGAGAACCCGAAAGCGTCAGAGACAAGCCTTTGAACGGTTGACCTCCATGATAAAGACAGGTAACGTCAAGGTATTACTACTCAGCGGATCTCCCTATGCAAAAGATATTGAAAATCTCAACAATCAGCTTTATCTGCTACCTCACCATGCTGAAAACCGTAGTCTTCTAAAAGAATCAGAATTTTTAGAAAAAGACTGGAGAATTTCAGAGACTGATGAGTTCATTCAACTGCCAGTAGCTTCTCAGCTGACAACTCCCCACGTTGCTCGTTACTATGGCCGTCATGACGAGCAGGGAACCTATATTCAATATGGCGATGAACGCCGATATATTCCCAAGGTCAAGCTTGTTTCTGTCGATTTCCCTTTAATGTTTCACGATGAGATGGCGGAACTTATCCGTCAGGGTTATTTCGATATGAAAGCAAAACATATGGGCAGGAAAAATATTGAACGTTTGGTCAGAGTTGCTTGGACAAGTTCACCATTAGCACTTAAAAGTATACTTGAGAGAGTATTCGATACTCCTGGGGGCGATAACGCATTTAAGTTCTCAAAAGAAGACAGAGGTGAATTTTCTGTCTCTCAAGCAGAACGTCAAGCAAGCCTGCAACCCATTATTGATAAAGTTGGCGATGATTTTTACACTAAGGATTCTAAGCTTTTATTGCTAACCAAAATTCTTAGGGAGCAAGCAGAGACTACAAAAACTATCATTTTTTGTGAGCGTAGGGCGACAGTTGCCTATCTTGCAAATAAACTCCCGAAACTCCTACCCGAATTTAATGTTGCTGCTACTATCAGTGACAACGGTTCAGACTTTGAGATGAAAGAGGCGAGTGAAATAGAACAGCTGATTAAAGATTTTGCACCTATCGCTAACGAGGTTAAAAATGAGACTGGAATAGTCTGGGACATTTTTGTTTCTACAGATGCCCATGGTGTTGGCGTTAATATGCAGGATGCTTCTGTCGTTATCAACTATGACCTGGATTGGACACCTATTGCACCAATCCAAAGGGCTGGTAGAATTCTGCGTCTTTGGAAAGATCCTCGTATTATTAGCGTTTATACGTTTGTTCCGCTGCTTCCAGAAAAACAATCTATAGATGAATTGAGAGTTATTAGAAATCGCTGGAATCAGCTTCTTGATAGACACAAGGCTTCTACTCAAATTACGGATATACCCGTCTTAACAGATAGCCAAAGCCAAGATTTATCCATGCTAGATTTGGCATCTCGACCTACCATTCGCTCTGTTGATTTAGATTTGCAGGAGGTGGAAGGCTTAGAGACATCCCCATATTATAAACACACAGCAAAGTTACAGCTCTATCGAGAGTATGCAAAGGTATTGCCCAATGATCTAGTTAGCGCAAGAACTTATTCAGGCTCTCATCCGATTCTTTATGTCTTGATTAAAATTGACAAAGAATACAAAGGCATTCTCTATAGACCACACAATAAAGAGATGAGCAGTCCAGACTCTGTCCACATTCTCGATCTAATTGCATGTGAAGAAGATACTCCTATCGCAATTGTTGACCCTGAAGAAATAGAGCAATTAGCAGATGATTGCATAAACGGCTGGTGTGAGCAAAACAGAATCAATGCTGAGGATGTCTTGCGTGAATGCATTTTGTATTTAAAGCCCCACCACTTAGAGGATGAGTTACAGGAGATTTTAGTTGACCAGCCATAA